In Malus sylvestris chromosome 15, drMalSylv7.2, whole genome shotgun sequence, a single genomic region encodes these proteins:
- the LOC126602469 gene encoding non-specific lipid transfer protein GPI-anchored 14-like, translating to MHLPPQKPKAKAHQKEKATASKPKKQITHNTQKMGSKKLRLFCIVVASLAVATMATMEDDEKECADQMADLAACIPFVSGTSKKPMPECCENTKKLKANKPKCLCVLIKESTDPSMGLPVNTTLVLQMPSACDIDGKISDCPSILNLPPNSPDAKFFKEADSNSSTSPTSNGHESPPTSASAAAASSSTSDSKSSGSTATPSSTNNGAGLMKSTETGFLLVVSLVSMALMFN from the exons ATGCACTTGCCACCCCAAAAGCCAAAAGCAAAAGCACaccaaaaagaaaaggcaacagcatcaaaacccaaaaaacaaatCACCCACAACACACAGAAAATGGGAAGCAAGAAACTGAGATTGTTTTGCATCGTGGTGGCCTCACTGGCCGTGGCAACAATGGCAACAATGGAGGATGATGAGAAGGAGTGTGCAGACCAGATGGCGGACCTTGCGGCTTGCATTCCATTTGTGAGTGGAACGTCGAAGAAACCAATGCCGGAGTGCTGTGAAAACACCAAGAAATTGAAGGCCAACAAACCAAAGTGCTTGTGTGTTCTCATCAAAGAAAGCACTGACCCTTCCATGGGGCTTCCTGTCAATACCACTTTGGTTCTCCAGATGCCCTCAGCTTGTGACATTGATGGCAAAATCTCTGATTGCCCAA GTATATTGAATCTGCCACCAAATTCCCCCGATGCAAAGTTTTTCAAAGAAGCAGATTCAAATTCTAGCACATCCCCTACAAGTAACGGTCATGAGTCTCCACCCACTTCAgcttctgctgctgctgcttcttccTCCACGTCCGATTCAAAGTCATCAGGCTCGACAGCGACTCCAAGCAGCACCAACAATGGAGCAGGACTAATGAAGTCGACTGAGACTGGATTTTTGTTGGTGGTGTCATTGGTTTCCATGGCATTGATGTTCAACTGA